In Acinetobacter pittii, one genomic interval encodes:
- the pseB gene encoding UDP-N-acetylglucosamine 4,6-dehydratase (inverting), translating to MLQGSTILVTGGTGSFGNTFVPMTLEKYNPKKIIIFSRDEMKQWEMAKKFKDDSRVRFFIGDVRDKERLYRALDGVDYVVHAAATKIVPTAEYNPFECIKTNINGAMNLIDACIDKNVKGVVALSTDKASSPINLYGATKLASDKLFVAGNAYSGEHGTKFSVVRYGNVMGSRGSVIPFFMSIKDKGILPITDDRMTRFMISLEQGVELVWHAFEDMVGGEIYVKKIPSMKVTELANVVAPEAKQEVVGIRPGEKLHEQMISVEDAYYTYEYPEHYKILPVINDWAETAERIKDGKRVPEGFHYSSDNNTEWMSPEDLQKWLTENAEKVGNI from the coding sequence ATGTTACAAGGCTCAACAATATTAGTAACTGGTGGAACAGGTTCTTTTGGTAATACATTTGTTCCTATGACATTGGAAAAATATAATCCTAAAAAAATAATTATTTTTTCTCGTGATGAAATGAAACAATGGGAGATGGCAAAGAAGTTTAAAGACGATAGCCGTGTTCGTTTTTTCATTGGTGATGTACGTGATAAAGAACGTTTATATCGTGCTTTAGATGGTGTTGATTATGTAGTACATGCGGCAGCAACAAAGATTGTACCAACTGCCGAGTACAACCCATTTGAATGTATCAAAACAAATATTAATGGCGCAATGAATCTAATTGATGCTTGTATTGATAAAAATGTAAAAGGTGTAGTGGCTCTTTCAACAGACAAAGCAAGTAGTCCAATTAACCTATACGGTGCAACAAAACTTGCTTCTGATAAATTGTTTGTTGCTGGTAATGCCTATTCTGGTGAGCATGGTACGAAATTTTCAGTTGTTCGTTACGGTAATGTAATGGGTTCTCGTGGTTCGGTTATTCCTTTCTTTATGTCAATTAAAGATAAAGGTATTTTACCAATCACTGATGACCGCATGACACGTTTCATGATCTCTTTAGAGCAAGGTGTAGAGCTTGTTTGGCATGCGTTTGAAGATATGGTTGGAGGCGAGATTTATGTGAAAAAAATCCCTTCAATGAAAGTAACAGAGCTTGCTAATGTTGTTGCACCAGAAGCAAAACAAGAAGTCGTTGGGATTCGACCTGGTGAGAAATTACATGAGCAAATGATTAGTGTCGAAGATGCTTATTATACTTATGAATATCCAGAACATTATAAAATCTTGCCTGTAATTAATGATTGGGCAGAGACGGCAGAACGTATTAAAGACGGTAAGAGAGTCCCAGAAGGTTTCCACTATTCTAGTGATAATAATACTGAATGGATGAGTCCAGAAGATTTACAAAAATGGTTAACTGAAAACGCTGAGAAAGTAGGAAATATCTAA
- the tviB gene encoding Vi polysaccharide biosynthesis UDP-N-acetylglucosamine C-6 dehydrogenase TviB yields the protein MQIANLKIAIIGLGYVGLPLAVEFGKKVPVVGFDIYQKRIDELKSGKDHTLEVSKQELQQAVQLSYTANLNELNDCNFFIVTVPTPIDDFKQPDLTPLVKASTSIGQVLKKGDVVVYESTVYPGATEEVCIPVLEKVSGLKFNQDFFAGYSPERINPGDKLHRVTNILKITSGSTLEVADYVDDVYKLIIEAGTHKAPSIKVAEAAKVIENTQRDVNIALINELALIFNKLGVDTEEVLKAAGTKWNFLPFRPGLVGGHCIGVDPYYLTHKAQSIGLHPEIILAARRLNDRMGEHVATQLIKEMVKQRIQVIGARILVMGLSFKENCPDIRNTKIVDFIKALKEYDLDLDIYDPWVNDTEVQHEYGLAPIKELQQGLYDAIVIAVAHNQFKSMSAQEFHALGKEKHVLYDLKYVLDKSETNIRL from the coding sequence ATGCAAATTGCCAATTTAAAAATAGCAATTATTGGGTTGGGCTATGTAGGCTTACCATTGGCAGTTGAGTTTGGGAAAAAAGTACCAGTCGTGGGTTTTGATATTTATCAAAAACGTATTGATGAGCTTAAAAGTGGTAAAGACCATACTTTAGAAGTTTCTAAACAAGAATTACAGCAAGCAGTTCAGTTAAGCTATACCGCAAACCTAAACGAATTAAATGACTGTAACTTTTTTATTGTAACCGTTCCAACGCCCATTGATGACTTTAAACAACCTGACCTAACTCCACTAGTTAAAGCTTCAACTAGTATTGGTCAAGTGCTTAAAAAAGGGGATGTGGTGGTTTATGAATCTACCGTATATCCAGGTGCGACAGAAGAAGTATGTATCCCTGTTTTAGAAAAAGTGTCAGGTTTAAAATTTAATCAAGACTTTTTTGCAGGTTATAGTCCTGAGCGAATTAACCCAGGTGATAAGCTTCACCGTGTAACTAATATTTTAAAAATTACTTCAGGTTCAACTCTTGAGGTAGCTGACTATGTTGATGACGTTTATAAGCTGATTATTGAGGCGGGAACACATAAAGCACCGAGTATAAAGGTTGCTGAAGCAGCTAAAGTGATTGAAAACACTCAGCGCGATGTCAATATTGCTCTTATTAATGAATTAGCTCTTATTTTTAATAAGTTAGGTGTTGATACTGAAGAAGTCCTTAAAGCCGCTGGAACGAAGTGGAACTTTTTACCATTTCGTCCTGGGTTGGTAGGTGGACACTGTATTGGTGTAGATCCGTATTATTTGACCCATAAAGCCCAATCTATTGGATTGCATCCGGAAATTATTTTAGCAGCTCGCCGCTTAAATGACCGTATGGGTGAACATGTAGCGACGCAACTCATTAAGGAAATGGTGAAGCAGCGTATACAAGTGATTGGTGCACGTATTTTAGTAATGGGCCTCAGTTTTAAAGAAAACTGCCCAGATATTCGTAATACAAAAATTGTTGACTTTATTAAAGCTCTTAAAGAGTATGATCTAGATTTAGATATCTATGATCCCTGGGTCAATGATACAGAAGTACAACACGAATATGGTTTAGCGCCAATTAAAGAATTACAACAAGGCTTGTATGATGCGATCGTCATTGCCGTAGCACATAATCAGTTTAAATCTATGAGTGCACAAGAGTTTCATGCCTTAGGCAAAGAGAAACACGTACTCTATGACTTGAAGTATGTTTTAGATAAATCAGAGACCAATATTAGACTTTGA
- the wza gene encoding polysaccharide biosynthesis/export family protein, producing MKYCQFFSVLALSLSAASCAVTSGLQTYDIPNEGFYRTDLGTTVNVVKISQETLPAIQPAQIDYQRDYAALFKNQQSIYRLSPGDVLSIQLWAYPEITPPVNNISSEQSIQANGYPIDQSGYIQFPLVGRYKAAGKSLAQVNRELHNQLSRFLKNPDVVVRVLSYEGQRFSVQGSVTKGGQFYLSDQPVSIYTALGLAGGVTTTGDNTYIQLIRNGRTYNLNTIDLEKAGYSLHKLLVQPNDTIYVSTRENQKIYVMGESGKNQALPMRDQGMTLTDALGESLGINPNSASASRIYVVRTNPNDRTTEIYHLNLMSIGDFGLANQFRLRSNDIVYVDATGLTRWQRVINQIIPFSNALYNIDRLGQ from the coding sequence GTGAAGTATTGCCAGTTTTTTTCTGTTCTTGCCTTAAGTTTGAGTGCCGCTAGCTGTGCAGTCACTTCTGGTTTACAAACTTACGATATTCCAAATGAAGGCTTTTATAGAACCGACCTTGGAACTACCGTTAATGTGGTTAAAATTTCTCAAGAAACTCTACCAGCAATTCAGCCTGCTCAAATCGATTATCAACGTGACTACGCAGCATTATTTAAAAACCAGCAATCTATTTACCGCTTAAGCCCAGGGGATGTTCTCTCTATTCAACTTTGGGCGTATCCTGAAATTACACCACCTGTAAATAATATTAGTAGTGAACAATCTATTCAGGCCAATGGTTATCCTATTGACCAAAGTGGTTATATTCAATTTCCATTGGTAGGTCGTTATAAAGCTGCCGGTAAGTCACTTGCTCAAGTTAACCGTGAGCTTCACAACCAACTTTCTCGTTTCTTAAAAAATCCTGATGTAGTTGTCCGAGTACTATCTTATGAAGGTCAACGCTTCTCTGTGCAAGGAAGTGTCACTAAAGGCGGCCAATTTTATTTAAGTGATCAACCTGTCAGCATTTATACTGCATTAGGTCTGGCAGGTGGCGTTACTACCACAGGTGATAATACGTATATTCAACTGATTCGTAATGGCCGAACTTATAATTTAAATACAATCGATTTAGAAAAAGCTGGGTATTCACTACATAAACTATTAGTTCAGCCCAATGATACGATTTATGTGAGCACACGCGAAAACCAGAAAATTTATGTCATGGGTGAGTCAGGTAAGAACCAAGCTTTACCTATGCGTGACCAAGGCATGACCCTAACGGACGCGTTAGGTGAAAGTTTAGGGATTAACCCGAACTCGGCAAGTGCGAGCCGAATTTATGTAGTACGCACTAATCCAAATGATCGCACAACAGAAATTTATCATTTAAATTTAATGAGTATTGGCGACTTTGGTTTAGCCAATCAGTTTAGACTACGTAGTAATGATATTGTCTATGTTGATGCGACTGGCTTAACCCGTTGGCAACGTGTTATTAACCAAATTATTCCATTCTCAAATGCGTTATATAACATAGACCGTTTGGGACAATAA
- the ptp gene encoding low molecular weight protein-tyrosine-phosphatase translates to MQIKNILVVCIGNICRSPMAEYFLKQQYPQLNIESAGISGLVGHQADNKAQLCMQRLGIDMQPHVARKLSAEHIRKADLILVMSHNQQKHIEQTWPFAKGKTYRLGHWQNRNVPDPYQHDQAIFDETCQLIQQCIADWKPYI, encoded by the coding sequence ATGCAAATTAAGAACATTCTGGTTGTTTGCATTGGAAATATTTGCCGTAGCCCTATGGCCGAATACTTCTTGAAACAGCAATATCCTCAGTTAAATATTGAGTCTGCTGGGATTTCAGGGCTTGTGGGACATCAGGCAGACAATAAAGCACAACTTTGTATGCAACGCTTAGGGATTGACATGCAACCGCATGTAGCACGTAAGCTTAGTGCTGAACATATTAGAAAAGCTGACCTTATTTTGGTCATGAGTCATAACCAGCAAAAGCATATTGAACAAACTTGGCCCTTTGCAAAAGGTAAAACCTACCGCTTAGGGCATTGGCAGAATAGAAACGTGCCAGATCCGTATCAGCACGATCAAGCTATTTTTGATGAAACCTGCCAACTTATTCAACAGTGCATTGCTGATTGGAAACCTTATATTTAA
- the ptk gene encoding polysaccharide biosynthesis tyrosine autokinase — MNQNTNTEDTIDLKELFFSLIAQWKLIALCIILSLVCALLYLRVTPDTYSVDALVQVEDSKGASAALLGDLSQMIEQKSPAQAEIEILKSRLVLGSVIKDLHLNVQVSSTENTLTHRLLSDTDYKTEYTKKSVLFKDGLKSFEIREFEAPAFYLDKNLLLNFDKQSVRLTDPDTEEVLLTVPLNQANHVAGPHGLWKIAIFTKDQFDATYNIKNSSIPAAVNALSLNYSVAERGKLTGVLGLNYQGQDKEHITKVLNAILVTYSAQNIERRSAESAQTLKFLDEQLPELKKQLDDAERQFNKFRQQYNTVDVTKESELYLTQSITLETKKAELEQKQAEMVAKYTAEHPAMREINGQLAAINKQIGELNSTLKQLPDVQRQYLQLYREVEVKTQLYTALLNSYQQLRIAKAGEIGNVRIVDTAVEPVEPIKPNKLLVLILSIFVGGFIGALIALLRNMLRSGVKDSGQIENDLDLPVYATVPRSPIQESRIKILKKKKSIPILAVKNSDDIAIESLRSIRTAIHFALTNAKNNIIMIAGPSPEVGKSFISTNLATIFAQGNKRVLLIDADMRRGYMHKYFDVDVKPGLSELLSGQADFQQVLHKTQVANLDVITRGKSPTNPSEILSSNQFKDLLEKVQSEYDHIIIDTPPVLAVTDGIIISQYTGVNLIVARYAKSQMKELELTLNRFEQAGVKVNGFILNDIQRASAGYGYGYNYAYAYKAQKED; from the coding sequence ATGAACCAAAATACAAACACCGAAGATACAATTGATTTAAAAGAATTGTTTTTTTCACTGATTGCTCAGTGGAAGCTAATCGCACTCTGCATTATTTTGAGCCTTGTATGTGCACTGCTCTATTTACGTGTAACACCAGACACCTATTCGGTTGATGCTTTGGTTCAAGTTGAAGACAGTAAAGGGGCTTCTGCCGCACTTTTAGGCGATTTGTCGCAAATGATTGAGCAAAAATCGCCTGCTCAAGCTGAAATTGAAATTTTAAAGTCTCGTCTGGTCTTGGGTTCAGTCATTAAAGACTTACATCTGAATGTACAAGTTTCCAGTACTGAAAATACGCTTACTCATCGCTTATTAAGCGATACTGACTATAAAACTGAATACACTAAAAAATCAGTTTTATTTAAAGATGGCTTAAAAAGTTTTGAAATTCGTGAGTTTGAAGCTCCAGCATTTTATTTAGACAAAAATTTACTACTTAATTTTGATAAACAATCTGTACGTTTAACCGACCCAGACACAGAGGAAGTACTATTAACTGTTCCTTTAAATCAAGCTAACCATGTTGCGGGTCCCCATGGGCTTTGGAAAATTGCCATCTTTACGAAAGATCAATTTGATGCCACTTATAATATTAAAAACTCATCTATACCTGCCGCTGTAAACGCACTTAGCTTAAATTATTCAGTTGCAGAACGCGGTAAGCTGACTGGTGTTTTAGGCTTAAATTATCAGGGTCAAGATAAAGAACATATCACTAAAGTCCTAAATGCGATTTTGGTGACTTATAGTGCACAAAATATTGAACGTCGCTCAGCTGAATCTGCCCAAACCTTAAAGTTTTTGGATGAACAACTGCCCGAACTTAAGAAACAATTGGACGATGCAGAACGTCAATTTAATAAATTCCGTCAACAATACAACACAGTTGATGTGACTAAAGAGTCTGAGCTGTATTTGACTCAGAGTATTACTTTAGAAACTAAAAAAGCCGAGCTTGAACAAAAGCAAGCTGAAATGGTCGCAAAGTATACTGCCGAACATCCTGCAATGCGTGAGATTAATGGACAGCTTGCAGCCATTAATAAACAAATTGGCGAATTAAATAGCACACTAAAACAATTGCCGGATGTACAACGCCAATATTTACAGCTCTACCGTGAGGTAGAGGTGAAAACTCAGCTCTATACGGCACTTCTCAACTCTTATCAACAACTTCGCATTGCCAAAGCTGGTGAAATTGGGAATGTCCGTATTGTTGATACTGCTGTTGAACCAGTGGAGCCAATTAAGCCGAACAAACTGCTCGTACTAATTTTATCTATTTTTGTTGGTGGTTTTATTGGAGCCTTAATTGCTCTACTACGTAATATGTTACGTAGTGGTGTGAAAGATTCTGGTCAAATTGAAAATGACCTAGATTTACCAGTTTACGCAACTGTACCTCGCTCTCCAATTCAAGAAAGTCGTATTAAAATTTTAAAGAAGAAGAAGAGCATTCCTATTCTTGCTGTTAAAAACAGTGATGATATTGCTATCGAAAGCTTACGTAGCATTCGTACAGCCATCCATTTTGCTTTAACTAATGCTAAGAATAATATCATTATGATTGCTGGCCCTTCTCCAGAAGTAGGCAAATCATTTATTTCGACGAATCTTGCAACGATTTTTGCGCAAGGTAATAAACGCGTCTTGCTCATTGATGCTGACATGCGCCGCGGTTATATGCATAAGTACTTCGATGTAGATGTAAAACCTGGTCTTTCTGAACTACTAAGTGGACAGGCAGACTTTCAACAGGTTCTCCACAAAACTCAAGTTGCTAACTTAGATGTGATTACTCGTGGTAAGAGCCCAACGAACCCTTCGGAAATCTTAAGCTCTAATCAGTTTAAAGATTTGCTAGAAAAGGTTCAAAGTGAATATGACCACATCATTATTGATACTCCACCTGTCCTTGCAGTAACCGATGGTATTATCATTTCGCAATATACAGGTGTGAACTTAATTGTTGCGCGTTATGCTAAATCGCAAATGAAAGAGCTTGAATTAACGCTTAATCGCTTTGAACAAGCAGGTGTTAAAGTCAACGGCTTTATTCTTAACGACATTCAACGTGCGAGTGCGGGTTATGGTTATGGCTATAACTATGCTTACGCATATAAAGCGCAAAAAGAAGATTAA
- the fkpA gene encoding FKBP-type peptidyl-prolyl cis-trans isomerase, giving the protein MSKALPIAVAVVLGGAALVPVYYASQHPTTEVGSKANKNASPIEKISYVLGYEVAQQTPPELDTKSFVKGIHDARNKQPSAYTQEELKAAVTAYEKELQQKMQQQDKPEQAAGAASESADVQFLAENKTKAGVKTTASGLQYIITKEGTGKQPTAQSMVKVHYEGRLINGQVFDSSYKRGEPVEFPLNQVIPGWTEGLQLMKEGGKATFFIPSNLAYGPQELPGIPANSTLIFDVELISVK; this is encoded by the coding sequence ATGAGTAAAGCCTTACCCATTGCTGTCGCTGTAGTTTTAGGCGGTGCTGCACTTGTACCAGTATATTATGCAAGCCAACATCCGACCACAGAAGTCGGAAGCAAGGCAAATAAAAATGCCTCTCCAATTGAAAAAATCAGTTATGTTCTTGGGTACGAAGTTGCTCAGCAAACTCCACCTGAGCTAGACACAAAATCATTTGTGAAAGGAATTCATGATGCTCGTAATAAGCAGCCAAGTGCTTATACTCAAGAAGAGCTAAAAGCTGCTGTTACTGCTTATGAAAAAGAGTTGCAGCAAAAAATGCAACAACAAGATAAACCAGAGCAAGCTGCTGGAGCAGCGTCTGAATCTGCAGACGTTCAATTCCTTGCAGAAAATAAAACTAAAGCTGGTGTAAAAACTACAGCTTCTGGCTTGCAATATATCATCACTAAAGAAGGCACAGGTAAACAACCAACTGCGCAATCTATGGTGAAAGTACATTACGAAGGCCGTTTAATTAATGGACAGGTTTTCGATAGTTCTTATAAGCGCGGTGAACCAGTTGAGTTCCCACTCAATCAAGTTATTCCGGGCTGGACTGAAGGTCTTCAACTGATGAAAGAAGGTGGTAAAGCAACGTTCTTTATCCCATCTAATCTTGCTTATGGCCCTCAGGAACTTCCTGGTATTCCAGCAAACAGTACGCTGATTTTTGATGTAGAACTCATTTCAGTGAAATAA
- the fklB gene encoding FKBP-type peptidyl-prolyl cis-trans isomerase, with protein sequence MKKIGLIIATSTMSLSVFAATPITNKSPAKEQFSYSYGYLMGRNNTEALTDLNLDIFYQGLQEGAQNKTARLTDEEMAKAINDYKKTLEAKQLVEFQKQGQQNAQAGTAFLADNAKKSGVITTKSGLQYQVLKEGTGKKPKAASRVKVNYEGRLLDGTVFDSSIARNHPVEFQLSQVIAGWTEGLQTMKEGGKTRFFIPANLAYGEVGAGDTIGPNSTLIFDIELLQVLPK encoded by the coding sequence ATGAAAAAAATTGGTTTAATTATTGCAACATCAACAATGAGTTTATCTGTTTTTGCTGCTACACCTATCACAAATAAAAGCCCAGCAAAAGAACAGTTTAGCTATAGTTATGGCTATTTAATGGGTCGTAATAATACTGAAGCATTAACAGATTTAAATCTTGATATTTTTTACCAAGGCTTACAAGAAGGTGCTCAGAATAAAACAGCTCGCTTAACCGATGAAGAAATGGCGAAAGCAATTAATGATTATAAAAAAACATTAGAAGCCAAACAGCTAGTCGAATTTCAAAAACAAGGTCAACAAAACGCTCAGGCTGGCACTGCATTTCTTGCTGATAATGCAAAAAAATCAGGTGTAATTACCACTAAGTCAGGTCTTCAATACCAAGTATTGAAAGAAGGGACAGGTAAAAAACCGAAAGCTGCATCACGTGTGAAAGTGAATTATGAAGGCCGTTTACTCGATGGAACTGTATTTGACAGCTCAATCGCTCGTAATCATCCAGTTGAATTTCAGCTTAGCCAAGTGATTGCAGGCTGGACTGAAGGTCTACAAACCATGAAAGAAGGTGGTAAAACACGTTTCTTTATCCCTGCAAATCTCGCTTATGGTGAAGTTGGCGCAGGTGACACGATTGGTCCAAACAGCACTTTAATTTTTGATATTGAATTGCTACAAGTTTTACCAAAATAA
- the murJ gene encoding murein biosynthesis integral membrane protein MurJ: MSAMALWRSTFIVSAMTMLSRVLGLVRDVVLLNVFGAGKDFDTFVVAFRIPNFFRRLFAEGAFSQAFIPVLTEYKTGRAHAEVQILISRVFGCLLTIMTLLTFVAMVLAPAIIYMYAPGFHSDPEKFDLAVSMFRLTIPYLMFMSLTAFASSILNSYGSFASPAFSPVLLNVAMIAGAWWLTPYMAEPIKALGWSVVVAGVLQLAIQIPELWRKNLLIPPKVDFKHEGVERILKLMLPALFGVSVTQINLLLNTIWASFMQDGSVSWLYSAERMTELPLGLIGVAIGTVILPSLSARHAEQDQAKFRGMIDWAAKVIVLVGLPASIALFMLSTPIIQALFQRGEFDLRDTQMTALALQCMSAGVISFMLIKVFAPGFYAQQDTKTPVRVGLMSVAANAILNVVFIGFFKLIDWHAEHMALALASSGSALVNAGLLYFYLHKRNIFRFGSHWKKLVLQYGLANLAMIAALWFGLNWYNGELSQWLRVAEVVGLCVVGVIAYLIGLLLTGFRPRDLKH; this comes from the coding sequence GTGAGTGCGATGGCATTGTGGCGATCGACTTTTATTGTCAGTGCAATGACGATGTTGTCACGAGTGTTAGGGTTAGTACGTGACGTCGTATTGCTCAACGTGTTTGGTGCAGGTAAAGATTTTGATACCTTCGTCGTTGCTTTTCGTATTCCTAACTTCTTTCGACGGTTGTTTGCCGAAGGGGCTTTTTCGCAGGCATTTATTCCCGTATTAACTGAATATAAAACGGGTCGAGCACATGCTGAAGTACAGATTTTAATTAGTCGCGTATTTGGCTGTTTATTAACAATCATGACCTTACTCACTTTTGTGGCTATGGTTTTAGCACCTGCAATCATCTATATGTATGCACCGGGCTTTCACAGTGATCCGGAAAAGTTCGATTTAGCCGTCAGCATGTTCCGTTTGACCATTCCCTATTTAATGTTTATGTCGCTCACAGCTTTTGCCAGCAGCATCTTAAATAGTTATGGCTCGTTCGCTTCACCAGCTTTTTCACCTGTTTTACTCAATGTAGCAATGATTGCAGGGGCGTGGTGGCTTACGCCGTATATGGCTGAGCCAATCAAAGCATTAGGTTGGTCGGTTGTAGTGGCTGGGGTGTTACAGTTAGCGATACAAATTCCTGAATTGTGGCGTAAAAATTTACTGATTCCACCTAAAGTTGATTTTAAACATGAGGGTGTGGAGCGTATTCTAAAACTCATGCTTCCAGCATTATTTGGTGTATCTGTGACTCAGATTAACCTGCTGTTAAATACGATTTGGGCATCATTTATGCAAGATGGCTCGGTATCTTGGCTATATAGTGCAGAACGTATGACTGAGTTACCGTTAGGTTTAATCGGTGTCGCGATTGGTACAGTAATTTTACCTTCACTTTCTGCCCGTCATGCAGAGCAAGACCAAGCAAAGTTCCGCGGTATGATCGACTGGGCTGCAAAAGTCATTGTATTGGTAGGATTACCGGCAAGTATTGCCTTATTTATGCTTTCAACACCGATTATTCAAGCTTTATTCCAGCGTGGCGAGTTTGATTTACGTGATACACAAATGACAGCTCTAGCATTGCAATGTATGAGCGCTGGTGTAATTTCTTTTATGCTTATTAAAGTATTTGCACCTGGTTTCTATGCACAGCAAGACACGAAAACACCAGTGCGCGTAGGCTTAATGTCTGTTGCCGCTAATGCGATTTTAAACGTTGTATTTATTGGTTTCTTTAAGCTTATCGATTGGCATGCAGAACATATGGCACTTGCACTAGCGTCTTCAGGTTCAGCTTTAGTGAATGCCGGTTTACTCTACTTCTATTTGCACAAGCGTAATATTTTCCGATTTGGTTCACATTGGAAAAAACTAGTGCTTCAATATGGTTTAGCAAACCTTGCAATGATTGCAGCGCTTTGGTTCGGGTTAAATTGGTATAACGGTGAGCTCTCACAGTGGCTTCGTGTTGCCGAAGTTGTAGGGTTATGTGTAGTAGGTGTAATCGCTTACTTAATTGGCTTATTACTCACAGGCTTTAGACCAAGAGATTTAAAACATTAA